In Erigeron canadensis isolate Cc75 chromosome 1, C_canadensis_v1, whole genome shotgun sequence, a single window of DNA contains:
- the LOC122585827 gene encoding uncharacterized protein LOC122585827 — translation MADQRNNDDGHHSQNEDEGPYFAEDSMDISDQIGRALEKYTPILLRRLNATLEGAVNNHIAQIIKEEVAINVQREIEKRDAKDKGKKIEDEKEVEVTAERIYKKKFTFRDFEVCHPPEYHGDRDPIVCTRWISEIEGAFRTSQFPSHLKVIFAVGMLRNSGKRWWDGLLAIKKGALDDVEWPEFKAMFFKEFLSEAEVTKLRSEFLNDCQGSLSVNEFRAQFLDKAQFCPEFLENDQLLKEQFYLKLKKSLREKISLRQMESFSMLADVARDHEIEMKRVDDSELKRKHEDVSSPNKRPRQEGNSGNHFNKRAPFCRQCKKNIQGYVGRWRKVVILVGSQGILAENVGPNLTRPLFVSNALKRVI, via the coding sequence ATGGCTGATCAACGTAACAACGATGACGGACACCATAGTCAAAATGAAGATGAAGGGCCCTATTTTGCCGAAGATAGTATGGATATCTCAGACCAAATTGGGAGAGCTTTAGAAAAGTACACTCCTATTCTACTCAGAAGGTTGAATGCTACATTAGAAGGAGCAGTGAATAATCACATTGCTCAAATAATTAAAGAAGAAGTTGCGATCAATGTGCAACGAGAAATTGAAAAGAGGGATGCAAAGGATAAAGGCAAAAAAATTGAGGATGAAAAAGAGGTTGAAGTGACGGCGGAAAGGATCTATAAAAAGAAGTTCACTTTCCGAGATTTTGAAGTGTGCCATCCACCAGAGTATCACGGTGATCGTGATCCTATCGTGTGTACACGGTGGATATCGGAAATCGAAGGGGCGTTCCGCACAAGTCAATTCCCCTCACACTTAAAAGTGATCTTTGCGGTTGGTATGCTAAGAAATAGTGGGAAGAGATGGTGGGATGGTTTGCTAGCGATTAAGAAGGGGGCATTAGATGACGTTGAATGGCCCGAATTCAAAGCAATGTTTTTCAAAGAGTTTCTGTCAGAGGCCGAGGTAACCAAGTTGAGGAGTGAGTTCCTCAATGATTGTCAAGGTAGTTTGAGCGTAAATGAATTTCGGGCTCAATTCTTGGACAAGGCACAATTTTGTCCGGAATTTCTAGAAAATGATCAATTGCTCAAGGAGCAATTTTActtgaagttgaagaagagtttGCGGGAGAAGATTAGTTTACGCCAAATGGAGTCCTTCTCCATGTTGGCGGATGTGGCTAGAGATCACGAAATTGAGATGAAAAGGGTGGATGATAGTGAATTAAAAAGGAAGCATGAAGACGTGAGCTCCCCAAACAAGAGGCCTAGACAAGAAGGGAATTCCGGAAATCACTTTAATAAAAGAGCTCCATTTTGTCGCCAATGCAAGAAAAATATTCAGGGGTATGTAGGGCGGTGGAGAAAGGTTGTTATACTTGTGGGGAGCCAGGGCATACTAGCCGAGAATGTAGGTCCAAACCTCACAAGGCCGTTGTTTGTTTCAAATGCTTTGAAGAGGGTCATATGA